A genomic stretch from Chelmon rostratus isolate fCheRos1 chromosome 14, fCheRos1.pri, whole genome shotgun sequence includes:
- the sc5d gene encoding lathosterol oxidase: protein MDLVLNVADYYVLTPYVYPASWPEDGALRQIISLLVLTNLGAAVLYLGLGAISYYFIFDHNLKKHPHFLENQVQREIQYAMTSLPWISIPTVALFFAEVRGYSKLYDSVSESPLGWPGLFLSMISFLFFTDMCIYWIHRFLHHKLIYKLFHKPHHLWKIPTPFASHAFHPVDGFMQGLPYHIYPFLFPLHKLLYLALYIFVNIWTISIHDGDYRVPDTLTSFINGSAHHTDHHLFFDYNYGQYFTLWDRVGGSYRHPSALMGKGPHDQIRKLQAEGKLGGDRVKAKGQVNGHVQREVTCKEE from the exons ATGGATCTTGTGCTGAACGTTGCCGATTATTACGTCCTCACCCCGTACGTGTACCCCGCATCCTGGCCTGAGGACGGTGCCCTGAGGCAGATCATCAGCCTGCTGGTGCTGACGAACCTCGGGGCTGCAGTCCTGTACCTGGGCCTGGGAGCCATCAGCTACTACTTTATCTTTGACCACAATCTGAAGAAACACCCACACTTCTTAGAG AATCAGGTTCAGAGGGAGATCCAGTATGCAATGACCTCTCTTCCCTGGATCAGCATTCCCACAGTGGCCTTGTTTTTCGCTGAAGTTCGAGGTTACAGCAAACTGTACGACAGCGTCAGTGAATCTCCGCTGG GTTGGCCGGGACTCTTCCTGAGTATGatctccttcctgtttttcacTGACATGTGCATCTACTGGATTCATCGGTTCCTGCATCATAAGCTTATTTACAAG CTGTTTCACAAACCACACCACTTATGGAAGATCCCAACGCCATTTGCCAGCCATGCCTTTCATCCAGTAGACGGCTTCATGCAGGGACTCCCGTACCACATCTATCCCTTCCTCTTCCCCCTCCACAAGCTGCTTTACTTGGCCCTGTACATTTTTGTCAACATTTGGACCATCTCCATCCACGACGGTGACTATCGCGTCCCCGACACTCTGACGAGTTTCATCAACGGCTCCGCTCACCACACCGACCACCACCTCTTCTTCGACTACAATTACGGCCAATACTTCACCCTGTGGGACCGCGTGGGAGGCTCCTACAGGCACCCATCGGCTCTGATGGGCAAGGGTCCCCACGATCAGATCCGGAAACTTCAAGCAGAGGGTAAGCTCGGAGGCGACAGAGTGAAGGCTAAAGGGCAGGTGAATGGACATGTTCAGAGGGAAGTCACCTGTAAGGAGGAGTAA